Proteins found in one Seonamhaeicola sp. S2-3 genomic segment:
- a CDS encoding ABC transporter permease subunit has product MKTIWIIAKRELATFFDSLIAYIILGLFLGFSGFFTWLYGNDIFLVGQATLRVFFNVASWSLFFFIPAITMKMLAEERKTGTLELLLTKSITDRQLILGKFLGSVLLVCIALLATLPYVITVSNIGDLDNGGTICGYLGLLLMSTAYTAIGIFASSITTNQIVAFMTALLIGLFFHIIFGVLAQNFTGSLGQLFQSLSLQSHFESISRGVIDSKDLVYFLSITVLGLYLGEWSLSKRHFA; this is encoded by the coding sequence ATGAAAACAATCTGGATTATAGCCAAACGGGAATTGGCAACTTTTTTCGATTCGCTTATAGCCTATATCATCCTAGGGCTTTTTTTAGGGTTCAGTGGGTTTTTTACCTGGCTTTACGGAAATGACATATTTTTGGTAGGGCAGGCCACTCTCCGTGTGTTCTTTAATGTGGCCTCTTGGAGTCTTTTCTTTTTTATCCCGGCCATTACCATGAAAATGCTGGCAGAAGAAAGAAAAACAGGAACCTTAGAGCTTTTGTTAACAAAATCTATAACCGACCGCCAATTGATACTTGGTAAATTTTTAGGTTCAGTTTTGTTGGTGTGCATCGCTTTATTGGCCACCTTGCCCTATGTTATAACTGTTTCTAATATAGGTGACTTAGACAATGGAGGAACTATTTGCGGCTATTTGGGGCTTCTGTTAATGAGTACAGCATATACCGCTATAGGTATTTTTGCTAGTAGCATAACCACTAACCAAATCGTGGCGTTTATGACAGCCCTTTTGATAGGCCTGTTTTTCCATATAATTTTTGGGGTATTGGCTCAAAACTTTACGGGAAGTCTAGGTCAGCTATTTCAGTCCTTAAGCCTGCAGTCGCATTTTGAATCTATATCCAGAGGCGTTATAGACTCAAAAGACTTGGTTTATTTTCTTTCTATAACCGTTTTAGGGCTCTATCTTGGCGAGTGGTCCTTATCTAAAAGACATTTTGCTTAA
- a CDS encoding class I mannose-6-phosphate isomerase: MNRETSQNLLPVVSNEPNKNTYNINPIHKLVDGEIAVGYNSLANRLKTEKTIIIDGYVGVDWIEIVNNLTAILKSNGFTVSTYNIQDCLKPENELNNIVAPYLNGDDPVFGKKTDLKLLDYFNQKKLANIQLDNRTDVQIVFGTGAALSKIKGCLVYVDLPKNELQYRMRANEITNLGFSQAKPHKQMYKHFYFVDWVVLNEEKKKLLPKFDIIIDQQRPEQPTWTEGKALRKSLTNISQNFFRVRPWFEPGVWGGNWIKEHIEGLNPNVPNYAWSFEMIVPENGLIFGDQNGWLEVSFDMLMFLEYKNVLGNAANRFKYEFPIRYDFLDTYDGGNLSVQCHPKPEYIKAEFGENFTQDETYYILDAESDAQVYLGFQEDINPEEFKAALDNSYQTKAELDVEKYVQKMPAKKHDLFLIPHGTVHCSGINNMVLEISATPYIYTFKMYDWQRLDLEGNPRPLNIERAFQNLNFNRKGTVVQDTLISKPTVEAQGEGWQKIHLPTHPDHFYDIYRYEFEDEVVIETNNQCHILMLVEGTAVELSVSTQQQTFYYAETFAVPAATQKYKLKNKGNSKAKVVVTFVKEDAC; this comes from the coding sequence ATGAATAGAGAAACTAGTCAAAACTTACTGCCTGTAGTTAGTAATGAACCAAATAAAAACACCTATAATATTAACCCAATACATAAGCTAGTTGATGGAGAAATAGCAGTTGGTTATAACAGTTTAGCAAATAGATTAAAAACCGAAAAAACAATTATTATAGATGGCTATGTAGGTGTAGATTGGATTGAAATAGTAAACAATTTAACAGCGATTTTAAAAAGCAATGGATTTACAGTAAGTACCTATAATATACAGGATTGTTTAAAACCTGAAAATGAGTTAAATAATATAGTTGCACCATATTTAAATGGTGACGATCCTGTTTTTGGTAAAAAAACAGATTTAAAACTTCTTGATTATTTTAACCAAAAAAAGTTAGCCAATATACAACTAGATAACCGTACAGATGTACAAATTGTTTTTGGTACTGGTGCGGCATTATCTAAGATTAAAGGCTGTTTAGTGTACGTAGATTTACCCAAAAATGAATTACAATATAGAATGCGTGCAAATGAGATAACAAATCTAGGATTTTCTCAAGCTAAACCGCACAAACAAATGTACAAGCACTTCTATTTTGTAGATTGGGTTGTTCTAAATGAAGAAAAAAAGAAATTACTTCCAAAATTTGATATCATCATAGACCAACAACGTCCAGAGCAACCAACTTGGACAGAAGGTAAAGCTTTAAGAAAAAGTTTAACCAATATATCTCAAAACTTTTTTAGAGTAAGACCTTGGTTCGAACCTGGGGTATGGGGAGGTAATTGGATAAAAGAACATATTGAGGGGTTAAACCCTAATGTACCTAATTACGCATGGTCTTTTGAAATGATTGTGCCTGAAAACGGATTAATATTTGGAGATCAAAATGGGTGGTTAGAAGTATCTTTTGATATGTTAATGTTTCTAGAATATAAAAATGTATTAGGAAATGCTGCTAATCGTTTTAAATATGAATTTCCAATTCGTTATGATTTTTTAGATACTTATGATGGTGGTAATCTTTCTGTACAATGTCATCCAAAACCAGAATATATAAAAGCTGAATTTGGAGAAAATTTTACCCAAGATGAAACCTATTATATTTTAGATGCAGAAAGCGATGCCCAGGTATACCTTGGTTTTCAAGAAGATATTAATCCAGAAGAATTTAAAGCTGCTCTAGATAATAGTTACCAAACTAAAGCAGAGTTAGATGTTGAAAAATATGTGCAAAAAATGCCCGCAAAAAAGCACGATTTGTTTTTAATACCTCATGGTACTGTACATTGCTCTGGAATTAATAATATGGTGCTAGAAATAAGCGCAACCCCTTATATATATACTTTTAAAATGTATGATTGGCAACGTTTAGATTTAGAAGGAAATCCAAGACCTTTAAATATAGAAAGAGCTTTTCAAAACTTAAACTTTAACCGTAAAGGAACGGTTGTGCAAGATACATTAATATCTAAACCCACGGTTGAAGCGCAAGGAGAAGGTTGGCAAAAAATTCATTTACCAACACATCCAGATCATTTTTACGATATTTATAGGTACGAATTTGAAGATGAGGTGGTTATAGAAACAAACAACCAATGTCATATTCTTATGCTTGTAGAAGGTACAGCAGTAGAATTAAGTGTATCTACCCAGCAACAAACATTTTATTACGCAGAAACTTTTGCTGTACCTGCAGCAACCCAAAAGTATAAATTAAAAAATAAAGGAAATAGTAAGGCAAAAGTAGTTGTTACTTTTGTTAAAGAAGACGCATGTTAA
- a CDS encoding GntR family transcriptional regulator → MEFKLDQSSPIPLYAQIEAYLRSLMQEEEYAKGDKLLPKEVALSKKLGVSRNTIRQAINQLVNEGLVERKKGVGTKVVTKKISTRLDNWISFTNEMRSKGIEVVDYYMAIELTKATDEVYQALGVAKGKDIWKLEKIRGSKKGKFLYSVSYFHPRVGITGRENFKKPLYELLETEHDIIVSTSKERLKAITASHKISEALGICDNHAVLERERLVLDVGDRPVEFNKVYYHTDYFTYDIDIKREL, encoded by the coding sequence ATGGAATTCAAACTAGACCAGTCTAGTCCTATACCTTTATATGCACAAATTGAAGCATATTTAAGAAGCTTAATGCAAGAAGAGGAGTATGCTAAAGGCGATAAACTTTTACCTAAAGAGGTTGCTTTATCGAAAAAATTAGGAGTATCACGGAATACCATACGTCAAGCGATTAACCAATTGGTAAATGAAGGGTTGGTAGAGCGTAAAAAAGGAGTGGGAACAAAGGTGGTTACTAAAAAAATATCTACTCGACTTGATAATTGGATAAGTTTTACCAACGAAATGCGTAGTAAGGGAATAGAAGTTGTAGATTACTATATGGCTATTGAATTGACTAAAGCAACTGATGAGGTTTACCAAGCCTTAGGAGTTGCAAAAGGTAAAGATATATGGAAACTAGAGAAGATTAGAGGATCAAAAAAAGGTAAGTTTCTGTATTCTGTTTCGTATTTTCATCCTAGAGTTGGGATTACAGGTCGTGAGAATTTTAAAAAGCCACTTTATGAATTATTGGAGACCGAACACGATATTATTGTTTCAACATCTAAAGAAAGATTAAAAGCGATAACAGCAAGTCATAAAATTTCTGAAGCATTAGGAATATGCGACAATCATGCCGTATTAGAACGGGAACGTTTGGTCTTGGATGTTGGAGATAGACCCGTTGAGTTTAATAAAGTATATTACCATACCGATTATTTTACCTATGATATCGATATTAAGCGAGAGCTTTAG
- a CDS encoding GH92 family glycosyl hydrolase, protein MLKFKHLNSLEIYISIAALVWFTSLQGQESTVWQIGKADNNSSEFALANSEYTKFLEYDFGWEDRFYLIGFSNERKDFPFVLPGVTDYWGGTSVLAGIRPHEINILFGINEKPKNSSWRLVVDILDCNPEKPPLFKVSVNGESWKFKLENGQNAEALKGENSGTKEQILSIPISEEFIKNGGNRIQLTTLEGSWLVFDQVRLEGPENIELIKPEKAFLRDVSTADYELKVNGKEIQPLLLDVQHLSKSPLLQVKVDNKIIFEETVEHGRSIYEAPMPAVNTIKTSSYTVLLDGKIIEEGNMKRGSQKLNALSDYVDTKIGTGHSRWMIAPGPWMPFGMVKISPDNQKSGWQAGYQPSFESVGTFSHIHEWTMAGLGTFPTNGPLITEIGNPGEPDSGYRSRIDKKSEQAPLGYYSVLLSDYNIKAELTATTRASFQRYTYPKDKPNSRILVDLQIPSEYTYQIEEAYFKKINDYKIVGYSKQISPSVWGEGHYRKHYIEGGDEPKEWDDIAQEYTVHFVMEFDRPIKGFGIWVDGNKEENKGVTITNTEELKVENPKGIGAYIEFNTEENQVVQSRTAISYVSIENAALNLEQEIAKPFGWSFEKVRANQENIWNDLFERVLITENDRLEKTRFYSNMYRALVSRNIFSDIDGSWVDAEEQVQKIKDTNGVALGCDAFWNTFWNLNQFWNLVTPDWSSKWVNSQLGMYDANGWLAKGPAGMEYIPVMVAEHEIPLIVSAYHMGVGNIDAEKAFEAVYKMQTTLGQKVGNGYAGNRDLEPYLKYHYVPYNKGRFSNTLEYSFDDFSVAQLAKSLGKDKEYDEFIQRGYWWKNAINPNTGYAHLRHSNGEWFPDFDPIKTAGNFQFVEGNAWQLTFFVPQDVPALAAIIGEDEFAKRLDDGFNISSPWRYNAPNELYWDFPVTQGNQQSMHFSFLFNWVKKPWLTQKWSRDIIDRYYGFGVSNAYLGDEDQGQMSAWFIMASLGLFQTDGGVRVDPIYEIGSPIFEKVEIDLGRRYGRGKSFVIEAKNASYNNKYVQSATLNGKKLNNFWFSSKALLDGGKLELEMGPEPNKKWGVENMPKPAIKHKK, encoded by the coding sequence ATGTTAAAATTTAAACATTTAAATAGCCTTGAAATTTACATTTCAATAGCTGCACTGGTATGGTTTACCTCTTTACAGGGACAAGAATCAACAGTTTGGCAAATAGGAAAAGCTGATAATAATAGCTCAGAATTTGCTTTGGCAAATTCTGAGTATACTAAGTTTTTAGAGTATGATTTTGGTTGGGAAGACCGCTTTTATTTAATTGGGTTTTCTAACGAAAGAAAAGACTTCCCTTTTGTGTTACCCGGTGTAACGGATTATTGGGGCGGTACTTCGGTATTAGCAGGCATACGTCCGCATGAAATAAATATTCTATTCGGAATTAATGAAAAACCTAAAAACAGCTCTTGGAGATTGGTTGTTGATATTTTGGATTGTAATCCTGAGAAACCTCCATTATTTAAAGTAAGTGTTAATGGTGAATCATGGAAGTTTAAGTTAGAGAACGGGCAGAACGCCGAAGCCTTAAAAGGAGAAAATAGCGGTACAAAAGAACAAATATTGAGTATTCCTATTTCTGAAGAGTTTATAAAAAATGGAGGAAATAGAATACAATTAACAACTTTAGAAGGCAGTTGGTTAGTTTTTGATCAGGTTCGATTAGAAGGTCCAGAAAATATAGAGTTGATAAAACCAGAAAAGGCTTTTTTAAGAGATGTTTCAACGGCAGATTACGAATTAAAGGTAAATGGAAAAGAAATTCAGCCATTGTTGTTGGATGTTCAGCACCTTTCAAAAAGTCCATTGCTTCAAGTAAAGGTAGATAATAAAATTATATTCGAAGAAACTGTAGAGCACGGTAGAAGTATTTATGAAGCACCCATGCCAGCAGTAAATACAATAAAAACCAGTAGTTATACTGTCTTATTAGATGGTAAAATTATTGAAGAAGGAAACATGAAAAGAGGGTCGCAAAAATTAAATGCTCTTTCGGACTATGTGGATACAAAAATAGGAACGGGGCATTCCAGATGGATGATTGCTCCTGGACCGTGGATGCCCTTCGGAATGGTTAAAATAAGTCCAGATAATCAAAAAAGTGGCTGGCAAGCAGGATACCAACCTTCATTTGAAAGTGTGGGTACTTTTAGTCATATACACGAATGGACCATGGCTGGTTTAGGAACTTTTCCAACAAATGGCCCCTTAATTACAGAAATAGGGAATCCAGGAGAACCAGATTCTGGTTACCGTTCTCGCATAGATAAAAAGTCGGAGCAGGCTCCTTTAGGCTATTATTCTGTTTTGCTTAGTGATTATAATATTAAGGCAGAACTAACAGCTACTACGCGTGCTAGTTTTCAGCGTTATACCTACCCCAAAGATAAACCAAACTCTAGGATTCTAGTAGATCTTCAAATACCTTCAGAATATACATATCAAATTGAAGAAGCGTATTTTAAAAAAATAAACGATTATAAAATAGTTGGCTATAGTAAGCAAATATCGCCTTCGGTTTGGGGGGAAGGTCATTATAGAAAGCACTATATAGAAGGGGGAGACGAGCCCAAAGAATGGGATGATATAGCACAAGAGTACACCGTGCATTTTGTAATGGAATTTGATAGACCAATTAAGGGGTTTGGCATTTGGGTAGATGGAAATAAAGAAGAAAACAAGGGGGTAACTATTACAAATACCGAAGAGTTAAAAGTTGAAAATCCTAAGGGTATTGGAGCTTATATTGAATTTAATACCGAGGAAAACCAAGTGGTACAATCAAGAACCGCTATATCATATGTAAGTATTGAAAATGCCGCTCTTAATTTAGAACAGGAAATAGCAAAGCCCTTTGGATGGAGTTTTGAAAAAGTACGTGCAAATCAAGAAAATATTTGGAACGATTTGTTTGAGAGAGTCTTGATTACAGAAAATGACCGGTTAGAAAAAACAAGGTTTTATTCAAACATGTATCGTGCTTTAGTAAGTAGAAATATATTTAGTGATATTGATGGTAGCTGGGTAGATGCTGAAGAGCAGGTTCAAAAAATTAAAGACACAAACGGTGTAGCTTTAGGCTGTGATGCTTTTTGGAATACCTTTTGGAATTTAAATCAATTTTGGAATCTAGTCACACCAGATTGGTCATCCAAATGGGTGAATTCTCAATTAGGAATGTATGATGCTAATGGCTGGTTAGCTAAAGGTCCAGCAGGAATGGAATATATACCAGTTATGGTTGCAGAACATGAAATTCCACTTATAGTAAGTGCTTACCACATGGGAGTTGGTAATATAGATGCTGAAAAAGCTTTTGAAGCTGTTTATAAAATGCAGACAACCTTGGGGCAAAAAGTTGGTAATGGTTATGCGGGGAATAGAGATTTAGAGCCTTATTTAAAATACCATTATGTACCATATAATAAAGGGCGTTTTTCAAATACACTAGAGTATTCGTTTGATGATTTTTCGGTAGCACAACTAGCAAAATCATTAGGAAAAGATAAAGAATATGACGAATTTATACAAAGGGGGTATTGGTGGAAAAATGCCATTAACCCAAACACCGGATATGCGCATTTAAGGCATTCCAATGGCGAATGGTTTCCAGATTTCGACCCCATTAAAACAGCAGGTAATTTTCAATTTGTTGAAGGAAATGCGTGGCAGTTAACCTTTTTTGTTCCACAAGATGTTCCCGCACTAGCGGCCATTATTGGTGAGGACGAATTTGCAAAACGTTTGGATGATGGGTTTAATATAAGCAGTCCTTGGCGGTACAATGCACCTAATGAGTTGTATTGGGATTTTCCAGTTACACAAGGAAATCAACAATCTATGCATTTTTCATTCCTGTTTAATTGGGTTAAAAAACCTTGGTTAACGCAAAAATGGAGCAGAGATATTATTGATCGGTATTACGGTTTCGGAGTGTCTAACGCTTATTTAGGCGACGAGGATCAAGGACAAATGAGTGCATGGTTTATCATGGCTTCTCTAGGGCTTTTTCAAACCGATGGAGGAGTTCGAGTAGATCCTATTTATGAAATAGGAAGCCCAATTTTTGAAAAGGTAGAGATCGATTTGGGAAGACGATATGGAAGAGGAAAATCTTTTGTAATTGAAGCAAAAAACGCATCGTATAACAACAAATATGTACAAAGTGCAACCCTCAATGGTAAAAAGTTAAATAACTTTTGGTTTTCTAGTAAAGCACTCTTAGATGGAGGGAAGTTAGAATTAGAAATGGGGCCAGAACCTAATAAAAAATGGGGCGTAGAAAACATGCCTAAGCCTGCAATTAAGCATAAAAAATAG
- a CDS encoding ATP-binding cassette domain-containing protein produces MDIQIEKLTKTYGPQTAVNDISFEVKTGEVLGFLGPNGAGKSTTMKMITGYIGIEEGNIYIGGKSAADPANDLKKHIGYLPENNPLYLDMPIIDYLEFCAALQGINQIDINTRVREMVRICGLNREKHKKIGELSKGYRQRVGLAQAMIHDPEILILDEPTTGLDPNQIIEIRKLIRDLGKEKTVILSTHILPEVEATCDRILIINKGKIVANGTPETLRKQAQGNEVLKLRIEDGSSEAILQALQALDTVQAVEQVQGYSNMFEVQSLSEQSSKRHIFNLCVQKKWVLTELTPMETKLEDIFRNLTVN; encoded by the coding sequence ATGGATATTCAAATTGAAAAACTAACCAAAACCTATGGGCCACAAACCGCTGTAAATGATATTAGCTTTGAGGTCAAGACAGGAGAAGTACTGGGTTTTTTAGGGCCCAATGGGGCAGGAAAATCAACCACAATGAAAATGATTACTGGCTATATAGGCATAGAAGAGGGTAATATCTATATAGGAGGTAAAAGTGCTGCAGATCCTGCCAACGATTTAAAAAAACACATTGGCTACCTTCCAGAAAACAACCCGCTGTACCTCGATATGCCCATTATAGACTATCTGGAATTCTGTGCTGCTCTTCAGGGCATAAACCAGATTGATATCAATACAAGGGTTCGAGAAATGGTTCGGATTTGTGGCTTAAATAGAGAAAAGCACAAAAAAATAGGCGAGTTGTCTAAGGGCTACCGTCAGCGTGTGGGGTTGGCTCAGGCCATGATACACGATCCTGAAATTTTGATTTTAGACGAACCCACCACGGGTCTGGATCCCAATCAAATTATTGAAATCAGGAAACTCATCCGCGATTTGGGAAAAGAAAAAACCGTTATCCTCAGTACCCATATCCTGCCCGAAGTAGAGGCTACCTGCGATCGTATTCTCATCATCAACAAAGGAAAAATCGTGGCAAATGGTACTCCGGAAACATTAAGAAAGCAAGCTCAGGGCAATGAGGTGCTTAAGCTGCGTATAGAAGACGGCAGTTCCGAAGCTATTTTACAGGCTTTACAAGCACTCGATACTGTTCAAGCCGTAGAGCAGGTACAGGGGTATTCCAATATGTTTGAGGTACAAAGCTTATCCGAACAGAGCTCCAAACGACATATTTTTAACCTCTGTGTTCAAAAAAAGTGGGTGCTTACCGAATTGACCCCAATGGAAACCAAACTGGAAGATATTTTTAGAAACTTAACGGTAAACTAA
- a CDS encoding GH92 family glycosyl hydrolase, with translation MKNFKFSVLFFVLMLWSCQSLYARSLSIASKAKVTASSSLNKKNNSSKINDGIIAVKNQGNWLAKSKNAWIELNWDTSQLINKVVIFNHPEPNSRILKGKLIFSDGSSIEIVLPQDGSAKAIEFEEKNTKTVRFVAEQSNGNKMGLSEIEVYASPNQYTTPVEWVDPYIETNRGRFFLFATGSRPYGVVSAAPMTINWNNSGGGYAHSSDSILGFPQIHAWTLSGLNLMPTLASVNPTKGEDAWKSSFKHDDEIVQPGYHRVFLPDSKVWVEQTSTDRVSFYRFKWTEDVESQLLLSLGGLLGNSTMTNADVTKINNKEFEGSISSVDRAYNVGPKDVKIYFVVQVDEKWQSLDGWNEDKNFTDISSLKGDNGGVSMKYKSKAGDEVQLKIAISYTSIENARNNLKTECTTWNFDTVAQDSRNQWNDWMSNIKVEGGTVAQRIKFYTDLWHVLLGRHRINDVNGDYPDRTTGKKENTGNLTDGFITDANFKVKNPGLDANGKVKHNMYNSDAFWLTQWNLNVLWGLAWPEIQDDMAASMVAYSNNGGLLPRGPSGGGYSFIMTGCPSTNLIVSAYMKDILTKTDPENAFEQIKKNHMPGGMMGGGEFFKHDLEFYAENGWWPNNAGINIEAAFQDWGAAQMAYKLGRTDDYNYFIKRSDSWKKCFNEEHKLLFPVDHKGNFTHNDPLRGWGYVEANAWQATWGVSHDIPGLAQLMGGDEVLCDKLNFAFNKGKDSDFVYSYSKGYVSYANQPGCSNAHVFSYANAPWLTQYWVRQVNEKAYGGITPDLGWGGHDEDQGQMGGVSALMSIGLFNIIGTESQKPFYEITAPVFDKVTIKLDNKYYKGKEFVIKTYNNSAENCYIQKAKLNGKELNNFWFYHDDFAAGGELEIWLGNTPNKKWGLQTPPPVNINNQ, from the coding sequence ATGAAAAATTTCAAGTTTAGTGTCTTGTTTTTTGTATTAATGCTATGGAGTTGTCAATCTCTTTATGCGAGGTCTTTAAGTATTGCTTCAAAAGCAAAAGTCACTGCTTCCTCGTCTTTAAACAAAAAGAACAATAGCTCAAAAATTAATGATGGAATTATCGCAGTGAAAAACCAAGGAAACTGGTTGGCTAAATCCAAAAATGCCTGGATTGAACTTAACTGGGATACATCTCAATTAATAAATAAAGTAGTAATTTTTAATCATCCAGAACCAAACTCTAGAATTTTAAAAGGTAAATTGATTTTTAGTGATGGTAGCTCAATAGAAATTGTTTTACCTCAAGACGGCAGTGCCAAGGCTATAGAATTTGAAGAAAAAAACACCAAAACTGTACGCTTTGTAGCAGAACAATCGAATGGTAATAAAATGGGGCTTTCAGAAATTGAAGTATATGCATCACCTAATCAGTACACCACTCCTGTAGAATGGGTAGATCCTTATATAGAAACTAATAGAGGGCGTTTCTTTTTATTTGCAACAGGTTCGCGCCCTTATGGCGTGGTTAGTGCGGCACCAATGACTATCAATTGGAACAATAGTGGAGGTGGTTACGCCCATAGTTCAGATAGTATTTTAGGGTTTCCGCAAATTCATGCATGGACACTCTCTGGGCTTAACCTAATGCCAACCTTGGCTAGCGTAAACCCAACAAAAGGGGAAGATGCCTGGAAATCTTCTTTTAAACATGATGATGAAATTGTGCAACCTGGATATCACCGTGTGTTCCTTCCAGATAGTAAAGTATGGGTAGAACAAACCTCTACCGATCGTGTTAGTTTTTACCGTTTTAAATGGACGGAAGATGTTGAGTCGCAATTATTGCTTTCTCTTGGAGGCTTATTAGGTAATAGCACAATGACCAATGCAGATGTTACTAAAATTAATAATAAAGAATTTGAAGGGTCTATAAGTTCTGTTGACAGAGCCTATAATGTGGGGCCAAAAGACGTTAAAATATATTTTGTTGTTCAAGTTGATGAAAAATGGCAATCTCTTGATGGTTGGAATGAAGACAAAAACTTTACAGATATTTCATCTTTAAAAGGCGATAATGGAGGTGTATCCATGAAATACAAATCTAAAGCAGGAGATGAGGTGCAGTTAAAAATAGCCATTTCATATACCAGCATTGAGAATGCACGAAATAATTTAAAAACAGAATGTACCACTTGGAATTTTGATACAGTTGCGCAAGATAGTAGAAACCAATGGAACGATTGGATGAGTAATATAAAGGTTGAAGGTGGTACCGTAGCGCAACGTATTAAATTTTATACAGATCTGTGGCACGTATTGCTTGGGCGTCACCGAATAAATGATGTAAACGGTGATTATCCAGATCGTACTACTGGTAAAAAAGAGAATACCGGAAACTTAACTGATGGTTTTATTACCGATGCTAATTTTAAAGTAAAAAACCCAGGTTTAGATGCCAACGGGAAGGTAAAACATAACATGTATAACTCCGATGCTTTTTGGTTAACCCAATGGAATTTAAATGTGCTGTGGGGCTTGGCATGGCCAGAAATACAAGATGATATGGCGGCATCAATGGTTGCTTATTCTAATAATGGCGGTCTATTACCACGAGGTCCTTCGGGAGGAGGATATTCTTTTATAATGACGGGGTGCCCATCAACAAATCTTATAGTAAGTGCTTACATGAAAGATATACTTACTAAAACCGACCCCGAAAATGCTTTTGAGCAAATTAAGAAAAACCATATGCCAGGTGGTATGATGGGTGGCGGAGAGTTCTTTAAACACGACCTAGAATTTTATGCAGAAAACGGTTGGTGGCCCAATAATGCAGGTATTAACATTGAAGCAGCATTTCAAGATTGGGGAGCAGCTCAAATGGCTTATAAGTTAGGTAGAACTGATGATTATAACTACTTTATTAAAAGATCGGACTCTTGGAAAAAATGTTTTAATGAAGAGCATAAATTATTGTTCCCTGTAGATCATAAAGGAAACTTCACGCATAATGATCCATTAAGAGGTTGGGGCTATGTTGAAGCCAATGCGTGGCAAGCAACTTGGGGAGTCTCTCACGATATTCCTGGATTAGCTCAATTAATGGGCGGAGATGAAGTGTTATGCGATAAATTAAACTTTGCCTTCAATAAAGGAAAAGATAGCGATTTTGTTTATAGTTACAGCAAAGGATATGTGAGTTATGCCAACCAACCTGGATGTTCAAATGCCCATGTATTTAGCTACGCCAATGCGCCGTGGCTTACTCAATATTGGGTAAGACAAGTAAATGAAAAAGCTTATGGAGGTATCACACCCGATTTAGGTTGGGGAGGCCATGACGAAGATCAAGGGCAGATGGGAGGCGTTAGTGCATTAATGTCTATAGGATTATTTAATATCATAGGGACTGAATCTCAAAAACCTTTTTATGAAATTACGGCTCCTGTTTTTGATAAAGTAACAATAAAACTTGATAATAAGTATTATAAAGGAAAAGAGTTTGTTATTAAAACATACAATAATTCTGCTGAAAATTGCTATATACAAAAAGCAAAATTAAACGGAAAAGAGCTAAATAATTTTTGGTTTTATCACGATGATTTCGCAGCAGGTGGAGAACTGGAAATATGGCTAGGAAATACACCAAATAAAAAATGGGGCTTGCAAACACCGCCTCCAGTCAATATAAATAATCAATAG